The following coding sequences are from one Macaca nemestrina isolate mMacNem1 chromosome 1, mMacNem.hap1, whole genome shotgun sequence window:
- the LOC105497834 gene encoding tropomodulin-4, giving the protein MSSYQKELEKYRDIDEDEILRTLSPEELEQLDCELQEMDPENMLLPAGLRQRDQTKKSPTGPLDREALLQYLEQQALEVKERDDLVPFTGEKKGKPYIQPKREIPAEEQITLEPELEEALAHATDAEMCDIAAILDMYTLMSNKQYYDALCSGEICNTEGISSVVQPDKYKPVPDEPPNPTNIEEILKRVRSNDKELEEVNLNNIQDIPIPMLSELCEAMKANTYVRSFSLVATRSGDPIANAVADMLRENRSLQSLNIESNFISSTGLMAVLKAVRENATLTELRVDNQRQWPGDAVEMEMATVLEQCPSIVRFGYHFTQQGPRARAAQAMTRNNELRRQQKKR; this is encoded by the exons ATGTCATCATATCAGAAGGAACTGGAGAAATACAGAGACATAGATGAAGATGAGATCCTAAGGACCTTGAGCCCCGAGGAGCTAGAGCAGCTGGACTGCGAGCTACAGGAGATGGACCCTGAG AACATGCTCCTGCCAGCTGGACTGAGACAACGTGACCAGACAAAGAAGAGCCCAACGGGGCCACTGGACCGAGAGGCCCTTTTGCAGTACTTGGAGCAGCAGGCACTAGAAGTCAAAGAGCGTGATGACTTGGTGCCCTTCACAGGCGAGAAGAAGG GGAAACCCTATATTCAGCCCAAGAGGGAAATTCCAGCAGAGGAGCAGATCACCCTGGAGCCTGAGCTGGAGGAGGCACTGGCACATGCCACAGATGCTGAAATGTGTGACATCGCAG CAATTCTGGACATGTACACACTGATGAGCAACAAGCAATACTATGATGCCCTCTGCAGCGGAGAAATCTGCAATACCGAAGGCATTAGTA GTGTGGTACAGCCTGACAAGTATAAGCCAGTGCCGGATGAACCCCCAAATCCCACAAACATTGAGGAGATACTAAAGAGGGTCCGAAGCAATGACAAAGAGCTGGAGGAGGTGAACCTGAATAATATACAG GACATCCCAATACCCATGCTAAGTGAGCTGTGTGAAGCAATGAAAGCAAATACCTATGTGCGGAGCTTCAGTCTGGTAGCCACGAGGAGTGGTGACCCCATCGCCAAT GCAGTGGCTGATATGTTGCGTGAGAATCGTAGCCTCCAGAGCCTAAACATCGAATCCAACTTCATTAGCAGCACAGGACTCATGGCTGTGCTGAAGGCAGTTCGGGAAAATGCCACACTCACTGAGCTCCGTGTAGACAATCAG cgcCAGTGGCCTGGTGATGCAGTGGAGATGGAGATGGCCACCGTGCTAGAGCAGTGTCCCTCTATCGTCCGCTTTGGCTACCACTTCACGCAGCAGGGGCCGCGAGCTCGGGCAGCCCAGGCCATGACCCGAAACAATGAACTAC GTCGCCAGCAAAAGAAGAGATAA
- the LOC105497835 gene encoding sodium channel modifier 1 isoform X1: MQFPPRAREWISGWRNACVEVHPRKYGGRQEDKEKREGAVPLLLRWPRGVAKPEQENLSLLGLTVVMSFKREGDDWSQLNVLKKRRVGDLLASYIPEDEALMLRDGRFACAICPHRPVLDTLAMLTAHRAGKKHLSSLQLFYGKKQPGKERKQNPRHQNELRREETKAEAPLLTQTRLITQSALHRAPHYNSCCRRKYRPEAPGPSVSLSPVPPSEVELQSGKISREPEPGAGPQAEESATVSAPAPMSPTRRRALDHYLTLRSSGWIPDGRGRWVKDENVEFDSDEEEPPDLPLD, from the exons ATGCAGTTCCCTCCACGCGCCAGAGAGTGGATATCCGGATGGCGCAATGCATGCGTGGAAGTGCATCCCCGGAAGTACGGGGGCCGAcaggaagacaaagagaaaagagaaggcgCTGTCCCGCTCTTGCTACGGTGGCCTAGAGGAGTGGCGAAACCGGAACAAGAAAATTTATCACTTCTGGGACTCACAGTCGTGATGTCTTTCAAGAGGGAAGGAGACGATTGGAGTCAACTCAATGTGCTCAAA AAAAGAAGAGTCGGGGACCTCCTCGCCAGTTACATCCCAGAGGATGAGGCGCTGATGCTTCGGGATGGACG CTTTGCTTGTGCCATCTGCCCCCATCGACCGGTACTGGACACCCTGGCCATGCTGACTGCCCACCGTGCAGGCAAGAAACATCTGTCCA GCTTGCAGCTTTTCTATGGCAAGAAGCAGCcgggaaaggaaaggaagcagaATCCAAGACATCAGAATGAATTGAGGAGGGAAGAAACCAAAGCTGAG GCTCCTCTGCTAACCCAGACACGACTTATCACCCAGAGTGCTCTGCACAGAGCTCCCCACTATAACAGTTGCTGCCGCCGGAAGTACAG ACCAGAAGCCCCTGGTCCCTCTGTCTCCCTTTCCCCTGTGCCACCCTCAGAGGTCGAACTCCAAAGCGGGAAGATCAGTAGGGAACCTGAACCTGGGGCTGGCCCACAGGCCGAGGAGTCAGCAACTGTCTCAGCCCCTGCACCCATGAGCCCCACAAGAAGACGAGCCCTGGACCATTATCTCACCCTTCGAAG CTCAGGATGGATCCCAGATGGACGAGGTCGATGGGTAAAAGATGAAAATGTTGAGTTTGACTCTGATGAGGAGGAACCACCTGATCTCCCCTTGGACTGA
- the LOC105497835 gene encoding sodium channel modifier 1 isoform X2, with translation MLRDGRFACAICPHRPVLDTLAMLTAHRAGKKHLSSLQLFYGKKQPGKERKQNPRHQNELRREETKAEAPLLTQTRLITQSALHRAPHYNSCCRRKYRPEAPGPSVSLSPVPPSEVELQSGKISREPEPGAGPQAEESATVSAPAPMSPTRRRALDHYLTLRSSGWIPDGRGRWVKDENVEFDSDEEEPPDLPLD, from the exons ATGCTTCGGGATGGACG CTTTGCTTGTGCCATCTGCCCCCATCGACCGGTACTGGACACCCTGGCCATGCTGACTGCCCACCGTGCAGGCAAGAAACATCTGTCCA GCTTGCAGCTTTTCTATGGCAAGAAGCAGCcgggaaaggaaaggaagcagaATCCAAGACATCAGAATGAATTGAGGAGGGAAGAAACCAAAGCTGAG GCTCCTCTGCTAACCCAGACACGACTTATCACCCAGAGTGCTCTGCACAGAGCTCCCCACTATAACAGTTGCTGCCGCCGGAAGTACAG ACCAGAAGCCCCTGGTCCCTCTGTCTCCCTTTCCCCTGTGCCACCCTCAGAGGTCGAACTCCAAAGCGGGAAGATCAGTAGGGAACCTGAACCTGGGGCTGGCCCACAGGCCGAGGAGTCAGCAACTGTCTCAGCCCCTGCACCCATGAGCCCCACAAGAAGACGAGCCCTGGACCATTATCTCACCCTTCGAAG CTCAGGATGGATCCCAGATGGACGAGGTCGATGGGTAAAAGATGAAAATGTTGAGTTTGACTCTGATGAGGAGGAACCACCTGATCTCCCCTTGGACTGA
- the LOC105497836 gene encoding lysM and putative peptidoglycan-binding domain-containing protein 1 isoform X2, whose amino-acid sequence MRSGPLRISEWKMEQIKRANRLYTNDSIFLKKTLYIPILTEPRDLFNGLDSEEEKDGEEEVRPSNDEVWPHSTERKKQETGAGRANGEVFPTPGQETPTPIHDLSASDFLKKLDSQISLSKKAAAQKLKKGESGVPGEDAGLHLSSPRMQQRAVLGPVPLTRTSRTRTLRDQEDEIFKL is encoded by the exons ATGCGGAGCGGACCTTTGAGGATCTCTGAGTGGAAG atggaacaGATTAAACGTGCAAACCGCCTTTACACTAATGACTCCATCTTCCTGAAGAAAACCCTCTACATCCCCATCCTGACAGAGCCCAGAGACCTGTTCAATGGTTTGGATTCTGAGGAAGAAAAAGATGGAGAGGAAGAAGTACGCCCAAGTAACGATGAAGTTTGGCCACACTCAACTGAGAGGAAGAAACAAGAGACAGGAGCAGGACGTGCCAATGGTGAAGTCTtccccacacctggccaggaaacCCCCACGCCCATCCATGACCTCTCTGCCTCTGATTTCCTTAAGAAGCTTGATTCACAGATCAGCCTGTCCAAGAAGGCTGCTGCCCAGAAGCTGAAAAAAGGGGAAAGTGG GGTACCTGGGGAGGATGCAGGTCTCCACCTGAGCTCCCCTCGGATGCAGCAACGAGCAGTCCTAGGTCCTGTGCCGCTGACCCGTACCTCTCGGACCCGGACACTACGGGACCAGGAGGATGAAATCTTCAAACTCTGA
- the LOC105497836 gene encoding lysM and putative peptidoglycan-binding domain-containing protein 1 isoform X1, with translation MASPSRQPPPGGSGLLHGSRARSYGSLVQSACSPVRERRLEHQLEPGDTLAGLALKYGVTMEQIKRANRLYTNDSIFLKKTLYIPILTEPRDLFNGLDSEEEKDGEEEVRPSNDEVWPHSTERKKQETGAGRANGEVFPTPGQETPTPIHDLSASDFLKKLDSQISLSKKAAAQKLKKGESGVPGEDAGLHLSSPRMQQRAVLGPVPLTRTSRTRTLRDQEDEIFKL, from the exons ATGGCTTCCCCGTCTAGACAGCCCCCGCCAGGGGGGTCAGGACTGCTTCACGGGAGCCGGGCTCGTTCATATGGAAGCCTGGTGCAATCGGCCTGCTCCCCAGTGAGGGAAAGACGCCTGGAGCATCAGTTGGAGCCCGGAGACACCCTGGCTGGACTAGCACTCAAATATGGGGTGACG atggaacaGATTAAACGTGCAAACCGCCTTTACACTAATGACTCCATCTTCCTGAAGAAAACCCTCTACATCCCCATCCTGACAGAGCCCAGAGACCTGTTCAATGGTTTGGATTCTGAGGAAGAAAAAGATGGAGAGGAAGAAGTACGCCCAAGTAACGATGAAGTTTGGCCACACTCAACTGAGAGGAAGAAACAAGAGACAGGAGCAGGACGTGCCAATGGTGAAGTCTtccccacacctggccaggaaacCCCCACGCCCATCCATGACCTCTCTGCCTCTGATTTCCTTAAGAAGCTTGATTCACAGATCAGCCTGTCCAAGAAGGCTGCTGCCCAGAAGCTGAAAAAAGGGGAAAGTGG GGTACCTGGGGAGGATGCAGGTCTCCACCTGAGCTCCCCTCGGATGCAGCAACGAGCAGTCCTAGGTCCTGTGCCGCTGACCCGTACCTCTCGGACCCGGACACTACGGGACCAGGAGGATGAAATCTTCAAACTCTGA
- the LOC105497837 gene encoding tumor necrosis factor alpha-induced protein 8-like protein 2 has product MESFSSKSLALQAEKKLLSKMAGRSVAHLFIDETSSEVLDELYRVSKEYTHSRPQAQRVIKDLIKVAVKVAVLHRNGSFGPSELALATRFRQKLRQGAMTALSFGEVDFTFEAAVLAGLLTECRDVLLELVEHHLTPKSHGRIRHVFDHFSDPGLLTALYGPDFTQHLGKICDGLRKLLDEGKL; this is encoded by the coding sequence ATGGAGTCCTTCAGCTCAAAGAGTCTGGCACTGCAAGCAGAGAAGAAGCTACTGAGTAAGATGGCGGGTCGGTCTGTGGCTCATCTCTTCATAGATGAGACAAGCAGTGAGGTGCTAGATGAGCTCTACCGTGTGTCCAAGGAGTACACGCACAGCCGGCCCCAGGCCCAGCGTGTGATCAAGGACCTGATCAAAGTGGCTGTCAAGGTGGCTGTACTGCACCGCAATGGCTCCTTCGGCCCCAGTGAGCTGGCCCTGGCTACCCGCTTTCGCCAGAAGCTGCGGCAGGGTGCCATGACGGCACTTAGCTTTGGCGAGGTAGACTTCACCTTCGAGGCTGCTGTTCTGGCTGGCCTGCTGACCGAGTGCCGGGATGTGCTGCTGGAGTTGGTGGAACACCACCTCACGCCCAAGTCACATGGCCGCATCCGCCACGTGTTTGATCACTTCTCTGACCCAGGCCTGctcacagccctctatgggcctgaCTTCACTCAGCACCTTGGCAAGATCTGTGACGGGCTCAGGAAGCTGCTAGATGAAGGGAAGCTCTGA